The following are encoded together in the Bacillota bacterium genome:
- a CDS encoding carbamoyltransferase HypF: protein MPIYTSFMHEFVVIKAILDTAASRAGDTSQVEDKMRVHITVTGEIQGVGFRPFIYRVAKACGLSGWVANTLEGVEIEWEGPEASIEAGLQTLRARPPAISTIKAIRVRKMPSQCAREISPSCETFSRCAAGNAAIPSSTPENARTKGFVIRQSQIDRDRYRRAWVEYVEYKENSRGNRRGESRDNGGLLLIMPDIGLCDDCRMELLSPGNRRFRHPFISCTYCGPRFTIISGVPYDREKTSMSRFELCGECRREYEDPGDRRYHAQTVACHGCGPRLEFIAPHLEAGPSLSPVTPGTGPTNQGGNHIYGNHSDPCHTTDTIDAIDAAVELLAAGKVVAVKGIGGYHLACNAMDESAVRLLRERKQREDEPFAVMMKDIDTVRRYCHVSPEEEKLLLSWERPIALITPKAAATGGVSDASAGGTRVGSGADTDAGASAGAGTGSRGNRTGAAGEDSAAVAGLAPNVSGRSRYLGVMLPYTPVHELLLAHTRCPEVLVMTSANRHEEPMIYGSDPGSDAPNSDSHNSDDYSCDDYSSDGRPDSRLDSRLGTLACGILTHDRPILRRCDDSVVRVQSGRPVIIRRSRGYVPRPVPVCTPARHSGRAPAILAMGGHMKNAFCIAKGDIAIPSQYIGDLESREAQREYEIFIVDFLKLFRFRPELIACDLHSGYYSTRHGLHLAREWGIPVVRIQHHHAHIASCLVENGISGSAIGVAFDGTGLGCDGQLWGGEFLFYSPCRGGSGNHSPFAPFDSPFVRWAHLSYIPMPGGEKAIREPWRMAAAYAALAIGEDISAAPLPFRGRLQDGRWGLLWRATTEGLKDGRTLLTSSVGRLFDAISALIGLRETTTYEGQAAVELESEAVNGYGYGYGYGPEVYPYAISGAEGDIPWTIDVMEMIREIMQEMISGVPRARIARKFHHTLATIIVDVCRRIRKITSCNTVALSGGVFQNELLLSDTLSQLEGAGFTAHIHHLVSTNDQGISLGQAILASAVAGTVIARTAIADSAVIGPIAHAGATRG from the coding sequence TTGCCCATCTATACCTCATTCATGCATGAATTCGTGGTCATTAAGGCAATACTTGATACAGCAGCATCCCGGGCGGGGGATACATCCCAGGTGGAGGATAAGATGCGGGTACATATCACGGTGACCGGAGAGATCCAGGGAGTCGGGTTCAGGCCATTCATCTATCGCGTAGCCAAGGCCTGCGGCCTATCAGGATGGGTTGCGAATACCCTTGAAGGAGTCGAGATAGAATGGGAAGGCCCTGAAGCCTCAATTGAAGCAGGGCTTCAGACGCTGAGGGCTCGCCCTCCCGCAATTTCAACCATAAAGGCGATCCGGGTCCGCAAGATGCCCTCCCAATGCGCACGCGAGATATCTCCATCGTGTGAGACATTCTCCCGGTGCGCGGCAGGTAATGCTGCGATTCCGAGCTCGACCCCGGAAAACGCACGGACCAAGGGATTTGTTATACGCCAGAGTCAGATCGACAGGGATCGGTATAGACGCGCATGGGTTGAGTATGTTGAGTATAAAGAGAATAGCCGGGGGAATAGGCGTGGGGAAAGCAGGGATAACGGTGGCCTGCTTCTCATTATGCCCGACATCGGACTCTGCGATGATTGTAGGATGGAGCTCCTATCCCCCGGAAACCGAAGATTCCGTCATCCCTTCATTAGCTGCACCTACTGTGGACCTCGCTTCACCATAATCTCGGGGGTTCCGTATGACCGGGAGAAGACATCGATGTCGCGTTTTGAGCTATGCGGCGAATGCCGCAGGGAGTATGAAGACCCCGGGGACCGGCGCTACCACGCGCAGACTGTAGCGTGCCATGGTTGCGGCCCGCGACTCGAGTTCATCGCGCCGCACCTGGAAGCAGGCCCGAGTTTAAGCCCGGTGACCCCGGGGACCGGCCCGACCAATCAGGGCGGCAACCATATCTACGGCAACCATAGCGACCCGTGTCACACGACCGACACGATTGACGCGATTGACGCGGCGGTCGAGCTTCTCGCTGCCGGCAAGGTCGTAGCAGTGAAAGGCATTGGGGGATATCACCTGGCATGTAATGCGATGGATGAATCCGCGGTGCGGTTGCTCAGGGAACGCAAGCAGAGGGAGGACGAGCCCTTCGCTGTCATGATGAAGGATATTGATACGGTTCGCCGGTACTGCCATGTTTCACCTGAAGAAGAAAAGCTCCTGTTAAGCTGGGAAAGACCGATAGCCCTCATCACGCCAAAGGCCGCGGCCACCGGTGGCGTAAGTGATGCAAGTGCAGGCGGCACGCGCGTAGGCTCCGGTGCAGATACAGACGCAGGTGCAAGTGCAGGGGCAGGTACAGGCTCACGCGGGAACAGAACGGGCGCCGCAGGAGAAGATAGCGCAGCCGTAGCAGGCCTGGCTCCCAACGTGTCGGGCCGGAGCCGCTACCTCGGGGTGATGCTCCCCTATACGCCCGTCCACGAATTACTCCTGGCGCATACGCGCTGTCCGGAGGTCCTTGTGATGACCAGTGCCAATAGGCATGAGGAGCCGATGATCTACGGCTCCGACCCTGGCTCCGACGCCCCTAACTCCGACAGCCATAACTCTGACGACTATAGCTGCGACGACTATAGCTCTGACGGCCGTCCCGACTCACGCCTTGACTCGCGCCTTGGGACCCTCGCCTGCGGGATCCTGACGCACGACAGGCCTATTCTGCGGAGGTGCGATGACTCAGTGGTGCGGGTTCAATCCGGCCGCCCCGTCATCATCCGGCGCTCCCGTGGCTATGTCCCGAGGCCGGTCCCGGTCTGCACCCCTGCCCGGCACTCAGGTCGCGCCCCGGCGATCCTGGCCATGGGGGGACATATGAAAAATGCCTTTTGCATCGCCAAAGGAGATATAGCCATCCCGAGCCAGTACATTGGCGACCTGGAGAGCCGGGAGGCGCAAAGGGAATATGAGATATTTATCGTCGATTTCCTCAAGCTTTTCAGATTCCGGCCTGAGCTGATAGCCTGCGACCTGCACTCGGGCTACTATTCAACCCGGCATGGACTTCACCTGGCCCGGGAATGGGGGATACCGGTCGTGAGAATTCAGCACCATCACGCCCATATCGCCTCCTGCCTGGTGGAAAACGGTATCAGCGGCAGCGCCATAGGGGTTGCTTTCGATGGGACCGGCCTTGGATGCGACGGCCAGCTCTGGGGCGGCGAATTCCTATTTTACTCGCCCTGCCGGGGCGGTAGCGGGAATCATAGTCCCTTTGCACCCTTCGATAGCCCCTTCGTACGTTGGGCCCACCTCTCATATATACCGATGCCAGGCGGAGAGAAAGCCATCCGGGAGCCCTGGCGGATGGCTGCGGCTTACGCCGCTTTAGCCATCGGCGAAGACATATCGGCCGCCCCCCTCCCCTTCCGTGGCAGGTTGCAAGATGGTAGGTGGGGTCTCTTATGGCGAGCCACGACTGAGGGCTTGAAGGACGGACGCACGCTCCTGACCTCTAGCGTTGGGAGACTCTTCGATGCCATATCCGCCCTAATCGGTCTGCGTGAGACAACAACCTACGAAGGCCAGGCCGCGGTGGAGCTTGAATCCGAGGCTGTAAATGGCTATGGCTATGGCTATGGCTACGGGCCCGAGGTATACCCGTATGCGATATCCGGGGCGGAAGGTGACATACCCTGGACCATCGACGTGATGGAGATGATTCGAGAGATCATGCAAGAGATGATATCCGGCGTCCCCAGGGCCAGGATCGCCAGGAAATTCCACCACACCCTGGCCACGATTATAGTTGACGTCTGCCGGAGGATCAGGAAGATAACGTCCTGTAATACAGTTGCCCTGAGCGGCGGGGTATTCCAGAATGAGCTCCTTCTCTCGGATACGCTCTCTCAACTCGAGGGCGCTGGATTTACAGCTCACATACATCATCTGGTGTCAACCAATGACCAAGGCATCTCCCTAGGGCAGGCCATACTCGCTTCCGCTGTGGCTGGCACCGTTATCGCTCGCACCGCTATCGCTGATTCCGCTGTCATCGGCCCCATCGCCCATGCGGGCGCAACAAGAGGCTAA